GGACGGCCGCGAGGGCGGCGATCACGCGCGGCGCGCCCGGGCGAAGCATAGGGGCATTTTCCCGGGGTGGATCCGGGCTGTCAAGCTGCACATGCATCGCCTGTCGGTGGTCGTGATGCACGCTGGGGCGGTGGCGCCCGCCGTGTCGGGGCGCTAAGAGCGCTCCCGTGCAGCGCCGCGAGGTCGTCATCGTCGGCTCGGGACCGGCCGGAGCCGCCACGGCGCTGCGCCTCGCCGCCGCGGCGCCCGAGCTCGCCGCGGGCACGGTCCTGCTCGACAAGGCCCGTCACCCCCGGGACAAGACGTGCGCCGGCGGCGTCATCCCCAAGGCTCTCCGCCTGCTCGCGGAGCTGGGCGTCCCGTTCACGGTCCCGCACGCGCGGGTGGATTCGGCCGCGGTCGCGGTCCCGGGCCGCAGGGTCGCCGTCGCGGGCTCCGATCTCTGCCGCGTCGTGCGGCGGCGGGAGTTCGACGCGCGGCTCGCCTGGGCGGCGCGCGAGCGCGGCGTCGAGCTGCGCGAGGGCGAGCGCGTCGTGGGTCTCGCGCGCGACGGCGCGGGCATACGCGTCGAGACGGACCGTCGTGTCTACTGGGCGCCCGTCGTGGTCGGCGCGGACGGGAGCGGCAGCGTGGTGCGCCGGGGGATCGTGGGCGACGGCGCCGGCGCGGTGGCGCGCGCCGTCATGTGCGACGTGCCCGTCGCCGACACGCACTGGGACGGCCACGCCGCGCGGCGCTACGAGTTCGACTTCACCTCGTGCGCGACGGGGCTGCGCGGCTATCGCTGGACGTTCCCCTGCGTCATCGACGGCGTGCCGCACGCGAACGTCGGCGTCTACGGGCTCCCGCCGGTCGACGGCGCGCGCCTGCGGGACGAGCTTGCCGTCGAGCTCGCGCGCATCGGCGCGGAACCTGCGGGATGGAAGGCGTTCCCCATCCGGACCCATGCGCCCGGCACGCGGGTGGCCGCGCCGCACGCGCTCCTGGTCGGCGACGCGGCCGGGTGCGACCCGCTCATGGGCGAGGGCATCTCCTTCGCGCTCGAGTACGGGATGCTCGCCGCCGACGCGATCGTGGTCGCGCACGCGAGCGGGGACTGGAGCTTTCGCGGCTACGCGCGCGCCGTCGAGCGCGGCCTGCTCGGGCGGAAGCTCCGCCGCCTGCACCTGGGCGCGCGGCTCTTCTACGGCCCGCGCCACCGCCTCTGGTTCCGCGTTGCCGCCGCGAGTGCGCGCGCGCAGGCGATCGGGCTCGCCTGGTACAACGGCGTGGACGGGTGGGATCGGCGGGGGGCGCTCAGCGCGCTGGCCGCCCTCGTTGGCCTAGCAACCCGTCCCGCTCGGTGAGCGTACCCCGGTCAACCACCCGGCGGCCGGGGGGTCGCGAAATACCATTGTTGGCCTTCCGGGTCGCGCGCCGTGTACATGCGATCGCCCCATTCCATGTCCGCGGGCTCCGCCTCGATCATCGCGCCGGCCGCACGGGCACGCCCGCAGTGCGCGTCCACGTCGTCGACCAGCACATAGATCCCGCTGTGCCGGGCGGGGAGCCTGCGCGCCGAGGCAGTGCCCCACTTGGTACTCGCGTGACCCACCATCACGAGGGCGTCGCCCAGGGCCGCCTGGGCGTGGACGTGCTCGGGGTCGTTGGGATCGACCTCGTGGACGCGGGTTGCGAAGCCGAAGGCCGGCGCGAGGAAGGCGAGGTAGGCGGCGACGTCGTCGACGTAGAGGTAGGGGACGATGCGCTGGGTGGGTCGCGGCGGATTCCCGGCCATGTGGTCGGGCGGCCTACCCGCCCGCCTCCGCGTAGCCGAAGACGGCCTTCAGCTCGAGGAACTCCTCGAGGCCCGCCTCGCCCCACTCGCGGCCGTTGCCCGACTGTTTGTAGCCGCCGAAGGCGGCGCCCAGGTCGGGCTGCGCGCCGTTCACGTGGACGTTGCCGGAGCGGATCTTCCTGGCCACCCGGCGCGCGCGCTTGAGGTCGCCGGAGGTCACGTAGCCCGAGAGCCCGTAGGGCGTGTCGTTGGCGATGCGGATCGCGTCCGGCTCGTCCTCGTATGGGATGATGGTGAGGACCGGCCCGAAGATCTCCTCGCGCGCGATCGTCATGTCGTTGCGGACGTTGGCGAATACCGTGGGCTTCACGAAGTACCCCTTGCGGATGCCCTCCGGGCGGCCGGGGCCGCCCGTCACGAGCTCCGCGCCCTCCTCGATGCCCTTCTTGATGAGACGCTGCACCTTCTCGAACTGCGCCTCGCTCGCGAGCGGGCCGATGGTGGTGCCCTCGGCGAGCGGGTCCCCCACCTTTATGGCCTCGGCGGCGCGCTTCGCCGCCGCGGCGGCCTGGGCCATCCTGGAGCGCGGGACGAGCATACGCGTGGGCGCGTTGCACGACTGGCCGGTGTTGAGAGCGCAGCCCTGCACGCCGGCCGCGACCGCCTGCTCGAGGTCGGCGTCGTCCAGGATGATGTTGGCCGACTTACCGCCGAGCTCCTGCGCGACGCGCTTCACCGTCGGGGCGGCGGCCGTGGCGACGGCGACGCCCGCCCGGGTGGAGCCGGTGAAGGAGACCATGTCGACGTCCGGGTGCGACGAGATGGCGGCGCCCACGGTCGGCCCGTCGCCGTTCACCATGTTGAAGACGCCGGCGGGGACGCCCGCCTCGTGGAGGATGTGGGTGAACAGGTAGCCGGACAGCGGCGCGACCTCGCTCGGCTTGAGCACCATCGTGCACCCCGCCGCCAGCGCCGGCGCCACCTTGCAGGCGATCTGGTTCACGGGCCAGTTCCACGGGGTGATGAGGCCGCAGACGCCGATCGGCTCCCTGCGCATGAGCGTCGAGCCCCTGAGCTCCTCGAACTTGAAGCTCCCGAGCACCTTTGCCATCTCGAAGAAGTGGGCGAGCCCGGCCGCGGCCTGCGCCGCGCGCGCGAGCCAGATCGGCGCCCCCATCTCCTGCGAGATGGTCTCGGCCATCTCCTCGTACTTCGACTGGTAGACCTCGATGATGCGCTGGATGAGCGCGAGGCGCTCCTCGGGGCTGGTCTCCGAGTACGACTCGAAGGCACGCCGGGCGGCGGCGACCGCCTTGTCGACGTCGGCGGCCGAGCCGAGCGAGATCCTGGCGATCGCGTCCTCGGTGGCGGGGTCGATGACCGGGAAGTCGTGCGCCCTCGTGGGCGGCACCCACTTCCCGTCGAT
This DNA window, taken from Deltaproteobacteria bacterium, encodes the following:
- a CDS encoding aldehyde dehydrogenase family protein, with translation MKDCRQFYIDGKWVPPTRAHDFPVIDPATEDAIARISLGSAADVDKAVAAARRAFESYSETSPEERLALIQRIIEVYQSKYEEMAETISQEMGAPIWLARAAQAAAGLAHFFEMAKVLGSFKFEELRGSTLMRREPIGVCGLITPWNWPVNQIACKVAPALAAGCTMVLKPSEVAPLSGYLFTHILHEAGVPAGVFNMVNGDGPTVGAAISSHPDVDMVSFTGSTRAGVAVATAAAPTVKRVAQELGGKSANIILDDADLEQAVAAGVQGCALNTGQSCNAPTRMLVPRSRMAQAAAAAKRAAEAIKVGDPLAEGTTIGPLASEAQFEKVQRLIKKGIEEGAELVTGGPGRPEGIRKGYFVKPTVFANVRNDMTIAREEIFGPVLTIIPYEDEPDAIRIANDTPYGLSGYVTSGDLKRARRVARKIRSGNVHVNGAQPDLGAAFGGYKQSGNGREWGEAGLEEFLELKAVFGYAEAGG
- a CDS encoding NAD(P)/FAD-dependent oxidoreductase — translated: MGRWRPPCRGAKSAPVQRREVVIVGSGPAGAATALRLAAAAPELAAGTVLLDKARHPRDKTCAGGVIPKALRLLAELGVPFTVPHARVDSAAVAVPGRRVAVAGSDLCRVVRRREFDARLAWAARERGVELREGERVVGLARDGAGIRVETDRRVYWAPVVVGADGSGSVVRRGIVGDGAGAVARAVMCDVPVADTHWDGHAARRYEFDFTSCATGLRGYRWTFPCVIDGVPHANVGVYGLPPVDGARLRDELAVELARIGAEPAGWKAFPIRTHAPGTRVAAPHALLVGDAAGCDPLMGEGISFALEYGMLAADAIVVAHASGDWSFRGYARAVERGLLGRKLRRLHLGARLFYGPRHRLWFRVAAASARAQAIGLAWYNGVDGWDRRGALSALAALVGLATRPAR